A single region of the Polymorphum gilvum SL003B-26A1 genome encodes:
- a CDS encoding aldehyde dehydrogenase family protein: MLDKVSSAPTIRGIYIGGQWVPAARTFEDLNPSDNTVYARIPDGSAADMRRAIEAAQAAFPEWSGRAFHDRAHLLLKIADVWQKRAADFCAAAVAEGGGWKGKGLFEAGYVAEVFRSAAALCYQSIGEVLPSEHHKLMMATRFPLGVVGVISPWNMPGILTSRGFAAALAVGNTVVLKPSEDTPYSGGLYFAEILEEAGVPAGVFNVVTCSRDSVGAVGDEMIGNPKVKAISFTGSTAVGRHIAAKCGAYLKKVCVELGGKDSMIVLDDADLDAAARAANFGSFMHQGQVCMSTEKLLVHEKVYAPFMDRFLARARKLKTGHTDDPSNVIGPLVNNRQAQRVKALIDDAVAKGATVELGGRAWDNFVEPTVLTNVDSSMNIWHDETFGPVVIVSPFRDEDEAVALNNDTEYGLTAAVWSRDEARALRMAQRLETGIAHVNCQNINDEPHVPFGGTKASGVGRYGGRWSLDAFTELRWITLDRGGRHFPPQF, encoded by the coding sequence ATGCTAGACAAAGTCTCCAGCGCCCCGACCATCCGCGGCATATACATCGGCGGACAGTGGGTGCCCGCCGCCCGGACCTTCGAGGACCTGAACCCCTCCGACAACACCGTCTATGCCCGCATTCCCGACGGTTCCGCCGCCGACATGCGCCGCGCGATCGAGGCCGCCCAGGCGGCCTTCCCCGAGTGGTCGGGGCGGGCCTTCCACGACCGTGCCCACCTCCTGCTGAAGATAGCCGACGTGTGGCAGAAGCGGGCCGCGGACTTCTGCGCCGCCGCCGTCGCCGAAGGCGGCGGCTGGAAGGGCAAGGGCCTGTTCGAAGCCGGCTACGTGGCGGAAGTGTTCCGCTCGGCCGCCGCGCTCTGCTACCAGTCGATCGGCGAGGTGCTGCCCTCCGAGCATCACAAGCTGATGATGGCGACGCGCTTTCCGCTCGGCGTCGTCGGCGTGATCTCGCCCTGGAACATGCCCGGCATCCTGACCTCGCGCGGCTTTGCCGCCGCGCTGGCCGTCGGCAACACGGTGGTGCTGAAACCGTCCGAGGACACGCCCTATTCGGGCGGCCTCTACTTCGCCGAGATCCTGGAGGAGGCAGGCGTGCCCGCAGGCGTCTTCAACGTCGTCACCTGCTCGCGCGACAGCGTCGGCGCCGTCGGCGACGAGATGATCGGCAACCCGAAGGTCAAGGCGATCAGCTTCACCGGCTCCACCGCCGTCGGCCGGCACATCGCAGCCAAGTGCGGGGCCTATCTGAAGAAGGTCTGCGTCGAGCTCGGCGGCAAGGATTCGATGATTGTGCTGGACGATGCCGATCTGGACGCCGCGGCGCGCGCGGCGAATTTCGGCAGCTTCATGCACCAGGGCCAGGTCTGCATGTCGACCGAGAAGCTGCTGGTGCACGAGAAGGTCTACGCGCCGTTCATGGACCGCTTCCTGGCCCGGGCGCGCAAGCTGAAGACTGGCCATACCGACGATCCGTCCAACGTCATCGGGCCGCTGGTCAACAACCGTCAGGCGCAGCGCGTCAAGGCGCTGATCGACGACGCCGTCGCCAAGGGCGCCACGGTCGAGCTGGGCGGCCGCGCCTGGGACAATTTTGTCGAGCCGACGGTGCTGACCAACGTCGATTCCAGCATGAACATCTGGCACGACGAGACCTTCGGTCCGGTCGTCATCGTCAGCCCGTTCCGCGACGAGGACGAGGCCGTCGCCCTCAACAACGACACGGAATACGGCCTGACCGCCGCCGTGTGGAGCCGCGACGAGGCGCGCGCGCTGCGCATGGCGCAACGGCTCGAGACCGGCATCGCCCATGTCAACTGCCAGAACATCAACGACGAGCCGCATGTGCCCTTCGGCGGCACCAAGGCGAGCGGCGTCGGCCGCTACGGCGGCCGCTGGTCTCTGGATGCGTTCACGGAACTGCGCTGGATCACGCTCGACCGTGGCGGCCGGCATTTCCCGCCGCAATTCTGA
- a CDS encoding ABC transporter ATP-binding protein translates to MTPVLSLRGVAKRFGGLVAVNRMDFDVAEHEVLGLIGPNGSGKSTTLNLISGAFPVSAGTISLRGEPVTHLPPQDIARRGIARTFQLVRLLPSMSVLENVMAGAVFGHRRRWGHEAESVAEAMLEKVGLGGRGHMAVGQLTYIDTKRVELARALAGEPRVILLDEWLAGLNPTELEDGIRLIRSLRDEGRTIVLVEHVMDAIRSLCDRCVVMASGSKIAEGTPAEVLADPDVIRAYLGDDDA, encoded by the coding sequence ATGACCCCTGTCCTGTCGCTGCGCGGCGTCGCCAAGCGGTTTGGCGGCCTCGTCGCCGTCAACCGCATGGATTTCGACGTTGCCGAACACGAGGTGCTTGGCCTCATCGGCCCCAACGGCTCGGGGAAGTCGACCACGCTCAACCTGATCTCGGGCGCCTTCCCGGTGTCGGCGGGCACGATCAGCCTGCGCGGCGAGCCGGTCACCCACTTGCCGCCCCAGGATATCGCCCGGCGCGGCATTGCCCGGACGTTCCAGCTGGTACGGCTCCTGCCGTCGATGTCCGTGCTGGAAAACGTCATGGCGGGCGCGGTTTTCGGCCACCGTCGCCGCTGGGGCCACGAGGCCGAAAGCGTGGCCGAGGCCATGCTGGAGAAGGTCGGACTGGGCGGGCGCGGCCACATGGCGGTCGGCCAGCTGACCTATATCGACACCAAACGCGTTGAACTGGCGCGCGCGTTGGCCGGGGAACCGCGCGTGATCCTGCTCGACGAGTGGCTGGCGGGTCTCAACCCGACCGAGCTTGAGGACGGCATCCGGCTGATCCGGTCCCTGCGCGACGAAGGCCGCACCATCGTCCTGGTGGAACACGTGATGGACGCCATCCGCTCGCTGTGCGACCGGTGCGTGGTCATGGCTTCCGGCTCGAAGATCGCCGAGGGCACGCCTGCGGAGGTGCTTGCCGACCCGGATGTGATCCGTGCTTATCTGGGGGATGACGATGCTTGA
- a CDS encoding flotillin family protein: MNVLGWIILLLVVAAVVITLAAWFYERATNEVSLVRTGVGGRKVVIDGGTLAIPYFHEVGRVNMQTIRMDVTRAGDSALITKDRMRIDVGAEFYASVIPEEGAIVRASQTLGRRTFQPDQLKALIDGMMVDALRAVAAQMTMDELHENRGIFVRDVRDALTATLSKYGLQLDSVSLTSLDQTPFSALDENNAFNAVGMRKLAEVIAKSKKERAEIEGESQVSVRRAEVEANRRKLEIELEQRRAEIQQTQEIELLLAQQLTEVARRKAEAERAAAEARIEMERAIQTASLAREQLVREAEIAQAKALEIAEQERTILIAARSQEESRAKAEAAGARAAVVKAEEDLSTVRQLAEAERRKSLALLAAEQEAEAQAIRVRGASEADQVAARAQGIVKREEAETLRILRQAEADGLAARIAAENQRTPELAALEMEKARLAALPQIVGEMVKPAEKIKGISINHVTGLGRGAGADERPASPVNQTVDAILDMAVTFPAMKKLGDAIGLNLDGVVPDERRQG, from the coding sequence ATGAACGTTTTGGGTTGGATTATCCTTCTTCTCGTCGTCGCCGCGGTGGTGATCACGCTGGCCGCCTGGTTCTACGAACGGGCCACCAACGAGGTCAGCCTGGTGCGCACCGGCGTCGGCGGGCGCAAGGTGGTGATCGACGGCGGCACACTGGCGATTCCCTATTTCCACGAGGTCGGCCGGGTCAACATGCAGACGATCCGCATGGACGTCACCCGTGCGGGAGACAGCGCCCTGATCACCAAGGACCGCATGCGCATCGACGTCGGCGCCGAATTCTACGCCTCGGTCATCCCCGAGGAGGGCGCCATCGTGCGCGCGTCGCAGACGCTCGGCCGGCGCACCTTCCAGCCCGACCAGTTGAAGGCGCTGATCGACGGCATGATGGTGGACGCCCTGCGCGCCGTGGCGGCGCAGATGACCATGGACGAGCTGCACGAGAACCGCGGCATCTTCGTGCGTGACGTGCGCGACGCGCTGACCGCGACCCTGTCGAAATACGGCCTGCAACTGGACAGCGTGTCGCTGACCTCGCTCGACCAGACGCCGTTCTCCGCCCTGGACGAGAACAACGCCTTCAACGCCGTCGGCATGCGCAAGCTGGCCGAGGTCATCGCGAAGTCCAAGAAGGAGCGCGCCGAGATCGAGGGCGAGAGCCAGGTGAGCGTGCGGCGCGCCGAAGTCGAGGCGAACCGCAGGAAGCTGGAGATCGAACTGGAGCAGCGCCGGGCCGAGATCCAGCAGACGCAGGAAATCGAGCTGCTGCTCGCCCAGCAGCTCACCGAGGTGGCGCGGCGCAAGGCCGAGGCCGAACGCGCGGCGGCCGAGGCGCGCATCGAGATGGAACGGGCGATCCAGACGGCTTCGCTGGCGCGCGAGCAACTCGTCCGCGAGGCCGAGATCGCCCAGGCCAAGGCGCTGGAGATCGCCGAGCAGGAGCGCACCATCCTGATCGCCGCCAGGAGCCAGGAGGAGAGCCGGGCCAAGGCCGAGGCGGCGGGCGCCCGCGCCGCCGTGGTCAAGGCGGAGGAGGACCTGTCCACCGTCCGTCAGCTCGCCGAAGCCGAGCGGCGCAAGAGCCTTGCCCTTCTGGCCGCCGAGCAGGAAGCCGAGGCGCAGGCCATCCGCGTGCGCGGCGCCAGCGAAGCCGATCAGGTCGCGGCCAGGGCCCAGGGGATCGTCAAGCGCGAGGAGGCGGAAACCCTGCGCATCCTGCGCCAGGCGGAAGCCGACGGCCTTGCGGCGCGCATCGCCGCGGAAAACCAGCGCACGCCCGAACTGGCGGCCCTGGAGATGGAAAAGGCCCGTCTGGCAGCCCTGCCCCAGATCGTCGGCGAGATGGTCAAGCCGGCCGAGAAGATCAAGGGCATCTCCATCAATCACGTCACCGGACTGGGGCGCGGCGCGGGCGCGGACGAGCGGCCGGCCTCGCCCGTGAACCAGACCGTGGACGCCATCCTCGACATGGCGGTGACCTTCCCGGCGATGAAGAAGCTGGGCGATGCCATCGGCCTCAATCTGGATGGCGTCGTCCCGGACGAACGGCGGCAGGGCTGA
- a CDS encoding MBL fold metallo-hydrolase produces MSRRSAIQRVFAAIALGAALLLVLLPGVSMPARAAGPVRIVTVYDNEAAGPGLATGWGFAALVSTPGGTVLFDTGRDGAALLANMTRLGLDPNAIRSVVLSHAHSDHTGGLTALLAAIGRGAGEVEVVVPAPVPETIRRQVAAAGARLRSVSGRAEILPGVFGTGSLGGGIPEQALVVDTAEGLAVVTGCAHPGVLRVVEAVRVQHAGRPVALVLGGFHLYKTGTAEIARVVDGLRRLGVQRVAPSHCSGPAARRLFEAEFGADFIAGGAGSVVRLGR; encoded by the coding sequence GTGAGCCGCCGATCCGCCATTCAGAGAGTGTTCGCCGCAATCGCCCTCGGCGCGGCGCTGCTGCTTGTGCTCCTGCCGGGGGTGTCGATGCCGGCGCGCGCCGCAGGTCCGGTGCGGATCGTTACCGTCTACGACAACGAGGCGGCCGGGCCGGGCCTTGCCACCGGCTGGGGCTTTGCCGCCCTGGTCAGCACGCCGGGCGGCACCGTGCTGTTCGATACCGGCCGCGACGGCGCCGCGCTGCTGGCCAACATGACGCGGCTCGGACTCGATCCGAACGCGATCCGGTCGGTCGTGCTGTCGCATGCCCACTCCGACCACACCGGCGGGCTGACGGCGTTGCTGGCGGCGATCGGAAGGGGAGCCGGAGAGGTCGAGGTGGTGGTGCCCGCGCCTGTTCCCGAGACGATCCGCCGCCAGGTCGCGGCAGCGGGCGCGCGGCTGCGTTCCGTCTCCGGCCGGGCGGAGATTCTGCCCGGCGTGTTCGGCACCGGGTCGCTCGGCGGCGGCATTCCGGAGCAGGCTTTGGTGGTGGACACCGCCGAAGGCCTCGCCGTCGTGACCGGCTGCGCGCATCCCGGCGTGCTGCGGGTCGTCGAGGCGGTCCGCGTCCAGCACGCCGGCCGGCCGGTCGCTCTCGTGCTCGGCGGATTCCATCTCTACAAGACCGGCACGGCGGAGATCGCCCGCGTCGTCGACGGCCTGCGCCGGCTCGGCGTGCAGCGGGTCGCCCCGTCCCATTGCAGCGGCCCGGCAGCCCGGCGCCTGTTCGAGGCGGAATTCGGCGCCGACTTCATCGCCGGCGGCGCTGGCTCGGTCGTCCGCCTGGGACGCTGA
- a CDS encoding RidA family protein, producing MSDITRLDPGPRMSQAVVHGGLVWLAGQVGAPGQSVTAQTQAVLASIDSLLARAGTDKSRLLQATIWLADMADFAEMNAVWDAWVDPANPPARATGESRLAGPDYKVEIIVVAALK from the coding sequence ATGTCCGACATCACCCGTCTCGATCCCGGCCCGCGCATGAGCCAGGCCGTCGTCCACGGCGGCCTCGTCTGGCTCGCCGGCCAGGTCGGCGCGCCGGGCCAGAGCGTCACCGCGCAGACGCAGGCCGTGCTTGCCTCGATCGATTCGCTGCTTGCGCGTGCCGGCACCGACAAGTCGCGCCTGCTGCAGGCAACGATCTGGCTCGCCGACATGGCCGATTTCGCCGAGATGAACGCGGTCTGGGACGCCTGGGTCGACCCAGCGAATCCGCCGGCGCGCGCGACGGGGGAATCCCGTCTCGCCGGCCCCGACTACAAGGTCGAGATCATCGTCGTCGCCGCGCTGAAATAA
- a CDS encoding branched-chain amino acid ABC transporter permease — protein sequence MNLTATDWRNLTLSALALMLAAGLPWMIGPYGLTIGVTIAMYTVLATSWALFSGPTHYISLATAAFFGVGAYVTGLGIDALPYWLLLPLAGLAGAVMAALIGLTTLKLSGVYFVIFTLGLAEFIRQLITWGQNISGTKGIYVLTSITEKHIYWQLMALAALVWLLGWLIARSRLGFALRIIGDDEQVARHSGINTARAKILLFMLPGAVAAIAGAIMAPRYVYLEPALAFTPMLSFQVVIMALLGGTGRLWGPLVGVIPFTFLWEAISISFPNQTTLLLGVCFLVIVYLLPKGFVGLIDMVRRRLQRAEGWS from the coding sequence ATGAACCTGACCGCTACCGATTGGCGCAACCTGACGCTGTCGGCTCTCGCCCTGATGCTGGCGGCGGGCCTGCCCTGGATGATCGGTCCGTACGGGCTGACCATCGGCGTGACCATCGCCATGTACACGGTGCTGGCGACCAGCTGGGCCCTGTTCTCGGGCCCGACCCATTACATCTCGCTGGCAACGGCCGCCTTCTTCGGGGTCGGAGCCTATGTCACCGGTCTTGGCATCGACGCCCTGCCCTACTGGCTTCTCCTGCCGCTGGCCGGCCTCGCCGGCGCGGTCATGGCGGCCCTGATCGGCCTGACCACCCTCAAGCTCTCCGGCGTCTATTTCGTGATCTTCACCCTGGGCCTTGCGGAGTTCATCCGCCAGCTCATCACCTGGGGCCAGAACATTTCCGGCACCAAGGGCATCTATGTGCTCACCTCGATCACCGAAAAGCACATCTACTGGCAGTTGATGGCGCTGGCCGCTCTGGTCTGGCTGCTGGGCTGGCTGATCGCCCGCTCGAGGCTCGGCTTCGCCCTGCGTATCATCGGCGACGACGAGCAGGTGGCCAGGCATTCGGGCATCAACACGGCACGGGCCAAGATCCTGCTGTTCATGCTGCCCGGAGCGGTGGCGGCCATCGCCGGTGCGATCATGGCCCCGCGCTACGTCTATCTGGAACCCGCGCTCGCCTTCACCCCGATGCTGTCGTTCCAGGTCGTGATCATGGCGCTCCTCGGCGGCACCGGACGACTGTGGGGTCCCCTGGTCGGAGTGATCCCCTTCACCTTCCTCTGGGAGGCCATCTCGATCTCCTTCCCCAACCAGACGACGCTGCTTCTCGGCGTGTGCTTCCTGGTCATCGTCTACCTGCTGCCCAAGGGCTTCGTCGGCCTCATAGACATGGTTCGCCGGCGGCTGCAGCGCGCGGAGGGCTGGTCATGA
- a CDS encoding ABC transporter ATP-binding protein, with translation MLEIKGLSAAYGQHRALEDVNLRVDRGEIVVILGANGAGKSTLLKAISGICEGQVGGSVVMQGTELLGMAANRIVEEGIALVPEGRGVFGDLTVAENLTLGAYANRAREEEAGNLERVLRLFPKLRERRGQQVRTMSGGEQQMVAIGRAMMSNPALLTLDEPSLGLSPLLCKELFQSLKTVRDAGIGILLVEQNARQSLAIADRGYLIENGRILQEGKAAELRNDPAVQAAYLGGGNKGARSAAARPAGPVAPPSPARPDMARRPPDVEVVRAVAPAVQDQSRPIRPSGPAPDEIAAAALASLPRPQAAQPAPQPTRPISEPARPAVPPAPARTTAGAASQPRPAERPASPPAAVRGAADALLGGLSIGDLVAQASEESRARYGASQPSPPPRPRASAPTPMPVPVLEPGRSDTRLNAVLSEIEDAAARARAWRSGSGQR, from the coding sequence ATGCTTGAGATCAAGGGCTTGTCCGCCGCCTATGGCCAGCATAGGGCGCTGGAGGACGTGAACCTGCGGGTCGACCGCGGCGAGATCGTGGTGATCCTCGGCGCCAACGGTGCCGGCAAGTCCACCCTGCTGAAGGCGATTTCCGGGATCTGCGAGGGACAGGTCGGCGGCTCTGTCGTCATGCAGGGAACCGAGCTCCTGGGCATGGCGGCGAACCGTATCGTCGAGGAGGGCATCGCCCTGGTGCCCGAGGGCCGCGGCGTCTTCGGCGACCTGACTGTGGCCGAGAACCTGACGCTCGGCGCCTATGCCAACCGTGCCCGGGAGGAGGAAGCGGGCAACCTCGAGCGAGTGCTGCGGCTCTTCCCCAAGCTGCGGGAGCGGCGCGGCCAGCAGGTCCGCACCATGTCCGGCGGCGAGCAGCAGATGGTCGCGATCGGTCGGGCGATGATGTCCAATCCCGCGCTTCTGACGCTCGACGAGCCGTCCCTCGGGCTGTCCCCCCTGCTGTGTAAGGAACTGTTTCAATCGCTCAAGACCGTGCGGGACGCCGGCATCGGCATCCTGCTGGTGGAACAGAACGCCAGGCAGAGCCTCGCCATCGCGGATCGCGGCTATCTCATCGAGAACGGCCGCATCCTGCAGGAGGGGAAGGCGGCCGAACTGCGCAACGACCCGGCCGTGCAGGCGGCCTATCTGGGCGGCGGCAACAAGGGGGCTCGGTCGGCGGCTGCGCGCCCTGCCGGGCCGGTCGCGCCGCCATCCCCGGCCCGGCCGGACATGGCTCGGCGCCCGCCCGACGTCGAAGTCGTGCGCGCCGTCGCGCCGGCCGTACAGGACCAGTCCCGACCGATCCGGCCGTCCGGCCCGGCTCCCGACGAGATCGCGGCCGCGGCCCTGGCGTCCCTGCCCCGGCCGCAGGCCGCGCAACCGGCCCCGCAACCGACTCGGCCGATCTCCGAACCGGCCCGGCCGGCAGTGCCGCCAGCACCGGCGCGCACCACCGCCGGCGCCGCATCGCAGCCCAGACCCGCGGAGCGGCCGGCGTCGCCGCCCGCGGCCGTGCGCGGCGCCGCCGACGCGCTGCTCGGCGGCCTGTCGATCGGCGACCTGGTGGCGCAGGCCAGCGAGGAGAGCCGTGCCCGCTACGGCGCCAGCCAGCCGTCGCCGCCGCCGCGCCCGCGCGCGTCCGCCCCAACCCCCATGCCCGTGCCGGTCCTCGAGCCCGGCAGGAGCGATACCCGCCTGAACGCGGTCCTGAGCGAGATCGAGGACGCCGCGGCCCGCGCAAGGGCCTGGCGGTCCGGCTCGGGCCAAAGATGA
- a CDS encoding XRE family transcriptional regulator, with amino-acid sequence MAKKLFAGHVLRKIRERAGLSQVGFATRLGLSPSYVNQLESNVRPVSAGVLIAVSREFGADLASFEASDLDRLVADLGEAFADSRFHDGSVGLQDLKSVATHTPDFARAFLDLYGALRRMSEQQASLDDVLETQGGHPGRPQRLTPPYEEVRDHFHYIDNYVDDLDESAERLASELGLAWHADRLRVLSGWLADRHGVTVDVVERGSADAPIVAFDRRRKLVVLDRALPRPSLDFLLAGVVGDLTAEDLMAAHAERAGFTSPAARDICRLALRNYYAGALLLPYRRFLSLAKDYRHDLDRLAVTTGASVEQIGHRLSTLQRSGEKGVPFYFLKVDRAGNVIKRHSATRFQFARYGGSCPVWNVHEAFEHLDNRLSVQVGEMPDGTQYLCLARSVSKPASGFGARERRYALGLGCELKYADLIVYADGLSAADKSRPARIGINCRICPRGDCLDRAFPALDKELLVDQSARGVVPFSMR; translated from the coding sequence ATGGCAAAGAAACTGTTCGCCGGACATGTGCTCCGGAAGATCCGCGAACGCGCGGGGCTGAGCCAGGTCGGCTTCGCCACCCGGCTCGGACTGTCGCCGTCCTACGTCAACCAGCTGGAAAGCAACGTTCGCCCCGTCTCGGCCGGCGTGCTGATCGCGGTCAGCCGCGAATTCGGCGCCGATCTCGCCAGCTTCGAGGCAAGCGATCTCGACCGGCTGGTGGCGGACCTCGGCGAGGCCTTCGCCGACAGCCGCTTCCACGACGGCTCGGTCGGCCTGCAGGACCTGAAGAGCGTCGCCACCCACACGCCCGACTTCGCCCGCGCCTTCCTCGACCTCTACGGCGCCCTGCGGCGGATGAGCGAGCAGCAGGCCTCGCTCGACGACGTGCTGGAAACGCAGGGCGGCCATCCCGGCCGGCCGCAGCGGCTGACGCCGCCCTACGAGGAGGTGCGCGACCATTTCCACTACATCGACAACTATGTCGACGACCTGGACGAGAGCGCCGAACGCCTGGCCTCCGAACTCGGCCTGGCCTGGCACGCCGACCGGCTGCGGGTACTTTCGGGCTGGCTCGCCGACCGGCATGGCGTGACGGTCGATGTCGTCGAGCGCGGCAGCGCCGACGCGCCGATCGTCGCCTTCGACCGACGACGGAAGCTGGTCGTGCTGGACCGGGCGCTACCGCGCCCCAGCCTCGACTTCCTGCTCGCCGGCGTCGTCGGCGACCTGACCGCCGAGGATCTGATGGCCGCCCATGCCGAACGAGCCGGCTTCACAAGCCCGGCCGCCCGGGACATCTGCCGGCTGGCACTGCGGAACTACTATGCCGGCGCCCTGCTGCTGCCCTACCGGCGGTTCCTCTCCCTTGCCAAGGACTACCGCCACGACCTCGACCGGCTCGCCGTGACCACGGGGGCTAGCGTCGAGCAGATCGGCCACCGGCTGTCGACCCTGCAGCGCAGCGGCGAGAAGGGCGTGCCGTTCTACTTCCTCAAGGTCGACCGCGCCGGCAACGTCATCAAGCGGCACAGCGCCACGCGCTTTCAATTCGCCCGCTACGGCGGCTCCTGCCCGGTGTGGAACGTGCACGAGGCGTTCGAGCACCTGGACAACCGCCTGTCGGTGCAGGTCGGCGAGATGCCCGACGGCACGCAATACCTGTGCCTCGCCCGCAGCGTGTCGAAGCCGGCGTCCGGCTTCGGCGCCCGCGAGCGGCGCTACGCCCTCGGCCTCGGCTGCGAGCTGAAATACGCCGACCTGATCGTCTATGCCGACGGTCTGTCGGCGGCCGACAAGAGCCGGCCGGCGCGCATCGGCATCAACTGTCGCATCTGCCCGCGCGGCGACTGCCTCGACCGCGCCTTCCCCGCGCTCGACAAGGAACTGCTGGTCGACCAGTCGGCGCGCGGCGTCGTGCCGTTCTCGATGCGCTGA